The window GGAGATCGCCGCGCGGCTGTACCTCAGCGAGGGCACGGTCAAGAACCACGTGTCGCGCATCCTCACCCGCCTCGCCCTGCGCGACCGCACCCAGGCGGCCCTGCGCGCCCGGGACCTCGGCCTGCTGTGAGGAAGCGCGTACGCCGTCGTCGAGAACCGCGCACGCCGTCGTTTCAGGTGGCCGCCGCCCGCCGCACTGTTGCAGTTCACCACCAGCGGGCACGAATCAGACATGTATTGCTGCCTCTCCGCTCCCCACGGTGGCCTGCGATCCGCCGCACTCCTCGCCCCCGCCCTCCTCCGAGCCCTCCACGCCGCCGCCCGCCGCAGTACGACACAGATACGCCATCCCCGCGACCCGGACGCCGTGTCCGCCGTAAACCTCGAACTGGTCACCCTCACCGAGGACCTGGCCGTCGTCACCTGGTACACCGGCGTGACCGGCAGCGACGACGGATTCGGCCACCTCATCCCCGCGGTGACCGAGGGCGAAGTCGTCTACGGCACCCACCCCGCCCGGCTGAACCGCACCGCCTCCGAAGGCCGCCGCACCGCCCACCACCACGTCGAACTGACCGATCTCGAACCCGGCCAGACGTACTACTACCAGGCCCGCTCCCGGGGTTCGGCGGCCACACCCACACCGCTGCACCTCGTGAAGGGCAACGCCGTCGGAACCTCGCTGCACGGGTTCGGCTCGCGCGGCGGCCCGTACTCCTTCACGACGCCCCAGCCTCCGCCGGGCCGCCATCTGAGGACGATCGCCCTCTGCAACGACCTGCACCTGGGAGAGACCACGGCCGGACTGGTGGCCGGGGTCCCGTTGATGCGGGGCGTCTCGCAGCGGCTCGGCCTCGCCCCTTATCCGGAGATCATGGGCCGGGCCCTGGTCGACGAGGCCCGCCGACGCGGAGCCGACCACCTGTTGGCCGCGGGCGACATCTCGGCCGGAGGCGCGCCGCGCGATCTGACCGAGGCCCGGCGGATCCTGGACGGTTTCGGCACGCACGGACAGGACTACTTCGTCGTCCGCGGGAACCACGACCGGCCCAGGAGACCGGCGAGCGGCCAAGAACCCTTCGGCGACAGCTTTCTGGACGAGTTCCCCGGTGGCGACGGACCCGCGTACTTCGCGCGCGATCTCGGCGGTCTGCGGATCGTCGGGCTGGACACCTACGAGAAGAGGGGCAACGGCAGCGACTCGGGCGGCCTCTCGCCCGACCAACTGGCATGGTTCCGAGCCCGGTTGAGGGAGAACGGGGACCAGCCGACCATCGTCTTCGGCCACCACCCGCTGACCGTACGCAACTCACTGTTCCCTGTGATGAGCGGTCAGCGCCTCAACCGCCGCCAGGCCCGCGCGATCCTCGACGCCTACTCCGTCGCCCCCGGCGTCTTCCTCCACCATGCCGGTCACACCCACCGCAACAAGCGCACGGTCCTCCCACAGGCTCGGCACGTCACGCTGCAGGAGGTCAGTGCGGTGAAGGAGTACCCGGGCGGCTTCTGCCTGCTCCGGATCCACACGGGTGGCTACGCCCTCAACTACTACAAGACCAGCAGCGGACCCGCCCGGGAGTGGAGCGAACGCAGCCGACGCGTGGCGGCCGGCCTGTGGCCCCAGCACGCCCTCGGCCGCTCGGTCTGCGACCGCAACAGCGTCACGTCCCGCGACCTCTCGGGCATCACCCCGGCCGCGTCGCGAACCGCGTTCCGGGGTGCTGCTCAGGCGGCGGGCTGACGCAGGCCTACTGCGTGTCGTCCCGGGTGCGACTCCACTCCCGGTACGCCGTGACAGCGGTCGGCAGTGTTGGGAAGACCAGATCGGTGCCGACCGACGTCGTCAGGCCGTATGCGTCGAGCTCGTCCATCAGGTCCTGCTTCACGCGGGCGAGGGCGAACACGATGTGGCGCCGGGTCAGTTCGAGGCGGAGGGCGTCGACGGCGTCCAGGGCGGTGATGTCGACCTCGACGTTGGCCTCGGTGTTGAGGACGAACCAGCGGACCGGGTCCTCCTGCTCGTCGACGGCGGCCAGGGCCCGGCGCCGGAAGTCCTCCGCGTTGGCGAAGAACAGGGGCGAGTCGTAGCGGTAGACCAGCAGGCCGGGGATGGTGCGGGCCTGTGGGTAGTCGTCGACGTCGTGCATGCCGGCCACACCGGGGACCACTCCCTGGACGGCATCGTGCGGACGGGCCACGCGGACCAGCAGCTCCGCGACCGACAGGCCGACGGCGACGATCACGCCGTAGAGGATGTCCAGGGCCAGCACCCCCGCCAGACAGCCGAGGGCCAGCAGCAGTTCCCGGCGGCGGAAGGACGACAGCCGGCGGAAGCCCGCAAGGTCGATCATACGGACCGCGGCGTACACGACGAGCGCGCCCAGCACGGCCGAGGGCGTGCGGGTCAGCAGCGGGCTCAGGAAGAGCAGCACTGCGAGGACCGCCGCACCGGCGACCAGCGAGTACGCCTGACTGCGGGCGCCCGCCGAGGCTGCGAGCGCCGTCCGGCTCGCGCTGCTGCTCACCGGGAAACCGTGCAGCGCACTCGCGCCGAGGTTGGCCGCGCCGAGGGCCAGGAACTCCTGGTTGGGGTCGAGGTCGGGGCTCTTGTCGCCGGAGGAGTCGTCGGAGGAGTCGTCGGAGGAGTCGACGGTGAAGGCCCGCGCGGTGAGGATGAAGTCCGTGTAGCCCACAAGGAGGACCCCGAGGGCCGGGAGGACCAGATGCGCCAGCTCGGTCAGATCGGGCACGGCGAGACCGGGCAGCCCCGACGGTACCGAGCCGATCACCTTGATGCCGTACCGGTCGTCGAGGTCGAACACGGCCACGGCCGCCGTGCCGAGTACCACCGCCAGCAGGGGACCGGGGACCGTCCGGAGGAACCGTGCCACCGCGAAGAGGAACGCGAGAGTGACGGCGCCGAACAGCAGCGTCGCCCCATGGACCTGCGTCAGATGCCGCACGAAGGACCAGAGTTGCGCGAAGAAGGCGGAACCCGTCGTGTCCACACCGGTAAGCTTGGGCAGCTGGTCCACGATCATGATCAGCGCCACGCCCGCGAGGTAGCCGATCAGGACGGGCCGGGAGAGCAGGTCCGCGAGGAACCCCAGCCGCACCGCCCACGCGACCAGGCACAGCATGCCCACCGTGACCGCGAGGGCGGCTGCCAGGGCCGCGTAGCGGTCCGGGTCCCCGGCGGCCAGCGGGGCGACCACGGTCGCCGTCATCAGCGCGGTCGTCGACTCAGGGCCGACCGACAGCAGGCGTGAGGAGCCGAACACGGCGTAGAGCACGAGGGCGGGCAGGATCGCCCAGAGTCCGGCGACCGGCGGCAGGCCCGCCACGCCCGCGTACGCCATGACCTGCGGCACCAGGTACGCGGCCACGGTCACCCCGGCCAGCAGGTCGCCCTTCAGCCACGAGCGCCGGTAGCCGAGGAGCGTGCCGAGTCCGGGCGCGAGGCCGCCGAGGAGAGTGCCGGGCCCCGGTGCCGGACGCCCGCGCCCCGGAACCTGCCCGCCCGCGCTCCCTGCCATGAGTCTCCTTCTGCCGCGTGACCTCAGGATCCACCGAGTGGCGGACGGCCGCGAGACGCCGACCCGGCCGATGTCCTCCGGCTGAACGCGTCAACGAGTGCACCGAGAGTGCACCGACGAGGTGCCGCGCGGCCGGATCACGGCAAGGATCGTCTACGACCTCGGTGAAGGAAGGTGAGGACGGTGGAGCTTCCCACGGTCGTCGGTTTCGACGGCCCCGGACCCGCTGCGCTGCGCCAGGCTCAGAGGCTTGCCGCGTGATCGGGGACGTATGTCTGCAGATCGCGGGGCGGGCGCTGGTAGCCGGTCGAGGGCGGTCGGGGCGGCAGCTCCAGCACCGGCGGCGGCACCTCGTGGTACGGCACGGAGCCGAGCAGATGGGCGATCATGTTCAGACGGGCCCGGCGCTTGTCGTCGCTCTCCACGACGAACCACGGGGCCTCCGAGATGTCCGTGTGCACCAGCATCTCGTCCTTCGCCCGGGAGTACGCCTCCCAGCGGGTGATCGACTCCAAGTCCATCGGGGAGAGCTTCCAGCGCCGTGTCGGGTCCTTCAGCCGCTGCCGGAACCGTTTCTGCTGCTCCGTGTCGCTCACCGAGAACCAGTACTTGCGCAGCAGGATACCCTCCTCCACCAGCATCCGCTCGAAGATCGGGCATTGACGGAGGAAGAGCTGGTACTCCTCCTTGGTGCAGAAACCCATGACGTGCTCGACACCGGCGCGGTTGTACCAGCTGCGGTCGAGCAGCACGATCTCCCCGGCGGCGGGCAGATGCTCGACGTACCGCTGGAAGTACCACTGCGTGCGCTCGCGCTCGGTCGGCTTGGGCAGCGCCACGGTCCGCGCGACACGCGGGTTGAGGTGCTCCGAGACCCGTTTGATCGTGCCGCCCTTGCCCGCCGCGTCCCGTCCCTCGAAGACCACCACGAGCCGGGTGCCCTCGGCCCGCACCCACTCCTGGAGCTTCACCAGCTCCGTCTGCAGACGCAGCAGCTCCTGCTCGTACGCCGCACGCGGCACCCGCGCCGTCTTCTTGCCGGCCATGCCGCCTCCTCCGCTCGATGACGTCCTTCGATGACACCCACGGAGTCACCATGACCAACGTCGAACACCAGGACAGCACCGTACTGACCGACGAGGAACTGCGCACCCTGGACGCCCACTGGCGGGCCGCCAACTACCTTGCCGTGGGCCAGATCTACCTGCTGGCCAATCCGCTGCTCACCGAGCCGCTGGCACCCGCGCACATCAAGCCCCGGCTGCTCGGCCACTGGGGTACCTCGCCCGGCCTCAACCTCGTGCACACGCATCTCAATAGGGTGATCAAGGCCCGCGGTCTCGACGCCCTGTGCGTGTGGGGTCCCGGGCACGGCGGTCCCGCCGTCCTCGCGAACTCCTGGCTGGAGGGCAGCTACAGCGAGACCTACCCGGACGTCTCGCGCGACGCGGCGGGCATGCACCGGCTCTTCCGGCAGTTCTCGTTCCCCGGTGGCGTGCCCAGCCATGTGGCCCCCGAGACACCGGGCTCGATCCACGAGGGCGGCGAGCTGGGCTACTCCCTCGCCCACGCGTACGGGGCCGCCTTCGACAACCCCGATCTGCTGGTCGCCTGCGTGATCGGTGACGGCGAGGCGGAGACCGGGCCACTGGCCGCCTCCTGGCACTCCAACAAGTTCCTCGACCCGGTGCACGACGGCGCGGTCCTGCCGATCCTGCACCTCAACGGCTACAAGATCGCCAACCCGACCGTGCTGTCCCGGCTCCCCGAGCCCGAACTCGACGCCCTGCTGAGGGGATACGGACACGAGCCGATCCATGTCACCAGCGACGACCCGCGCGAGATCCACCGCGCCACGGCCGGCGCCTTCGACCACGCCCTCGACCGCATCGCGCTGATGCAGAGGACGGCACGTGAGGACGGCGTGACCGAGCGGGTCCGCTGGCCCGTGATCGTGCTGCGCACCCCGAAGGGCTGGACAGGCCCCGGCGAGGTCGACGGGGAGCCCGTCGAGGGAACATGGCGTGCACACCAGGTCCCGCTGGCCGGCGTCCGCGAGAACCCCGACCACCTGCGGCAACTGGAATCGTGGCTGCGCTCGTACCGGCCCGAGGAGCTCTTCGACACCGACGGCCGGCCCACCGCGGACGTCCTCGCGTGCATCCCCGCGGGGACCCGCCGCCTGGGCGCCACCCCGCACGCCAACGGCGGTCTTCTCGTGCGCGACCTGCCCGTCCCGTCCCTCGACCGGTTCGCCGTCCACGTGGACAAGCCGGGCAGCACCTCGCACGAGCCCACCCGGGTCCTCGGCGACCTTCTCGAACAGATCATGAACGACACCTCGGCCCGTCGCGACTTCCGGCTCGTCGGCCCCGACGAGACCGCCTCCAACCGGCTCGACGCCGTCTTCAACGCCAGCGGCAAGGCCTGGCAGGCGCAGATGCTCCAGGTGGACGAACACCTGGACCGGCACGGCCGGGTCATGGAGATCCTCTCCGAACACCTCTGCCAGGGCTGGCTGGAGGGCTATCTCCTCACCGGACGGCACGGCCTGTTCTCCTGCTACGAGGCGTTCGTGCACATCGTCGACTCGATGGTCAGCCAGCACATCAAGTGGCTCAAGACATCGAGGGAGTTGCCGTGGCGGGCCCCGATCGCCTCCCTCAACTACCTTCTGACATCGCATGTCTGGCGTCAGGACCACAACGGCTTCTCGCACCAGGACCCCGGCTTCGTCGACCACGTCCTCAACAAGAGCCCCGAGGTCGTACGGGTCTATCTGCCGCCGGACGCCAACACGCTGCTCTCCGTGGCCGATCACGCCCTACGCAGCCGCGACTACGTGAACGTGATCGTCGCCGGCAAGCAGCCCTGCTTCGACTGGCTCTCCATGGACCAGGCCCGCGCCCACTGCGCACGCGGAGCGGGCATCTGGGACTGGGCGGGCTCCGCCGACGGAGACCGCGAACCCGATGTCGTCCTCGCCTGCGCGGGCGACGTCCCCACCCAGGAGATCCTGGCCGCCTCCGACCTGCTCCGGCGCCAGCTGCCCGAGCTGGCCGTCCGGGTCGTCAACGTCGTCGACATGGCCCGGCTGCTGCCACGCGCGGAACACCCGCACGGGATGGGCGAGTTCGAGTACGACGGTCTGTTCACCACCGACAAGCCGGTGATCTTCGCCTACCACGGCTATCCCTGGCTGATCCACCGCCTCGCCTACCG is drawn from Streptomyces liliifuscus and contains these coding sequences:
- a CDS encoding purple acid phosphatase family protein, whose product is MYCCLSAPHGGLRSAALLAPALLRALHAAARRSTTQIRHPRDPDAVSAVNLELVTLTEDLAVVTWYTGVTGSDDGFGHLIPAVTEGEVVYGTHPARLNRTASEGRRTAHHHVELTDLEPGQTYYYQARSRGSAATPTPLHLVKGNAVGTSLHGFGSRGGPYSFTTPQPPPGRHLRTIALCNDLHLGETTAGLVAGVPLMRGVSQRLGLAPYPEIMGRALVDEARRRGADHLLAAGDISAGGAPRDLTEARRILDGFGTHGQDYFVVRGNHDRPRRPASGQEPFGDSFLDEFPGGDGPAYFARDLGGLRIVGLDTYEKRGNGSDSGGLSPDQLAWFRARLRENGDQPTIVFGHHPLTVRNSLFPVMSGQRLNRRQARAILDAYSVAPGVFLHHAGHTHRNKRTVLPQARHVTLQEVSAVKEYPGGFCLLRIHTGGYALNYYKTSSGPAREWSERSRRVAAGLWPQHALGRSVCDRNSVTSRDLSGITPAASRTAFRGAAQAAG
- a CDS encoding SulP family inorganic anion transporter, translating into MAGSAGGQVPGRGRPAPGPGTLLGGLAPGLGTLLGYRRSWLKGDLLAGVTVAAYLVPQVMAYAGVAGLPPVAGLWAILPALVLYAVFGSSRLLSVGPESTTALMTATVVAPLAAGDPDRYAALAAALAVTVGMLCLVAWAVRLGFLADLLSRPVLIGYLAGVALIMIVDQLPKLTGVDTTGSAFFAQLWSFVRHLTQVHGATLLFGAVTLAFLFAVARFLRTVPGPLLAVVLGTAAVAVFDLDDRYGIKVIGSVPSGLPGLAVPDLTELAHLVLPALGVLLVGYTDFILTARAFTVDSSDDSSDDSSGDKSPDLDPNQEFLALGAANLGASALHGFPVSSSASRTALAASAGARSQAYSLVAGAAVLAVLLFLSPLLTRTPSAVLGALVVYAAVRMIDLAGFRRLSSFRRRELLLALGCLAGVLALDILYGVIVAVGLSVAELLVRVARPHDAVQGVVPGVAGMHDVDDYPQARTIPGLLVYRYDSPLFFANAEDFRRRALAAVDEQEDPVRWFVLNTEANVEVDITALDAVDALRLELTRRHIVFALARVKQDLMDELDAYGLTTSVGTDLVFPTLPTAVTAYREWSRTRDDTQ
- the ppk2 gene encoding polyphosphate kinase 2, whose translation is MAGKKTARVPRAAYEQELLRLQTELVKLQEWVRAEGTRLVVVFEGRDAAGKGGTIKRVSEHLNPRVARTVALPKPTERERTQWYFQRYVEHLPAAGEIVLLDRSWYNRAGVEHVMGFCTKEEYQLFLRQCPIFERMLVEEGILLRKYWFSVSDTEQQKRFRQRLKDPTRRWKLSPMDLESITRWEAYSRAKDEMLVHTDISEAPWFVVESDDKRRARLNMIAHLLGSVPYHEVPPPVLELPPRPPSTGYQRPPRDLQTYVPDHAASL
- a CDS encoding phosphoketolase family protein — protein: MTNVEHQDSTVLTDEELRTLDAHWRAANYLAVGQIYLLANPLLTEPLAPAHIKPRLLGHWGTSPGLNLVHTHLNRVIKARGLDALCVWGPGHGGPAVLANSWLEGSYSETYPDVSRDAAGMHRLFRQFSFPGGVPSHVAPETPGSIHEGGELGYSLAHAYGAAFDNPDLLVACVIGDGEAETGPLAASWHSNKFLDPVHDGAVLPILHLNGYKIANPTVLSRLPEPELDALLRGYGHEPIHVTSDDPREIHRATAGAFDHALDRIALMQRTAREDGVTERVRWPVIVLRTPKGWTGPGEVDGEPVEGTWRAHQVPLAGVRENPDHLRQLESWLRSYRPEELFDTDGRPTADVLACIPAGTRRLGATPHANGGLLVRDLPVPSLDRFAVHVDKPGSTSHEPTRVLGDLLEQIMNDTSARRDFRLVGPDETASNRLDAVFNASGKAWQAQMLQVDEHLDRHGRVMEILSEHLCQGWLEGYLLTGRHGLFSCYEAFVHIVDSMVSQHIKWLKTSRELPWRAPIASLNYLLTSHVWRQDHNGFSHQDPGFVDHVLNKSPEVVRVYLPPDANTLLSVADHALRSRDYVNVIVAGKQPCFDWLSMDQARAHCARGAGIWDWAGSADGDREPDVVLACAGDVPTQEILAASDLLRRQLPELAVRVVNVVDMARLLPRAEHPHGMGEFEYDGLFTTDKPVIFAYHGYPWLIHRLAYRRAGHANLHVRGYKEMGTTTTPFDMVVRNDMDRYRLVMDVIDRVPGLGVRAAAVRQRMADARTRHHAWIREHGTDLPEVADWTWTA